From Mus pahari chromosome 20, PAHARI_EIJ_v1.1, whole genome shotgun sequence, the proteins below share one genomic window:
- the Hsd11b2 gene encoding corticosteroid 11-beta-dehydrogenase isozyme 2 — protein MERWPWPSGGAWLLVAARALLQLLRSDLRLGRPLLAALALLAALDWLCQRLLPPPAALVVLAGAGWIALSRLARPPRLPVATRAVLITGCDTGFGKETAKKLDGMGFTVLATVLDLNGPGALELRALCSPRLKLLQMDLTKTEDISRVLEITKAHTASTGLWGLVNNAGLNMVVADVELSPVATFRKCMEVNFFGTLELTKGLLPLLRHSRGRIVTVGSPAGDMPYPCLAAYGTSKAAIALLMDTFSCELLPWGIKVSIIKPGCFKTEAVTNVNLWEKRKQLLLANLPKELLQAYGEDYIEHLHGQFLNSLRMALPDLSPVVDAIVDALLAAQPRSRYYPGRGLGLMYFIHHYLPEGLRRCFLQNFFINHLLPRALRPGQPGPAPPAQDTPQNPNPSPVAAL, from the exons ATGGAGCGCTGGCCTTGGCCGTCGGGCGGCGCCTGGCTGCTGGTGGCTGCCCGCgcgctgctgcagctgctgcgcTCAGACCTGCGTCTGGGCCGCCCGTTGTTAGCGGCACTGGCCCTGCTGGCCGCTCTCGACTGGCTGTGCCAGCGCCTGCTGCCCCCGCCGGCGGCACTCGTGGTGCTGGCTGGTGCTGGCTGGATCGCGTTGTCCCGCCTAGCGCGCCCTCCTCGCCTGCCGGTGGCCACTCGCGCGGTGCTCATCACCG GCTGCGACACTGGTTTTGGCAAGGAGACAGCTAAGAAACTGGATGGCATGGGCTTCACGGTGCTGGCCACAGTGTTGGATCTGAATGGCCCTGGTGCCCTAGAACTGCGTGCCCTCTGTTCCCCTCGCCTGAAGCTGCTGCAGATGGACCTGACCAAGACAGAGGACATCAGCCGTGTTCTGGAAATCACCAAGGCCCACACGGCCAGCACTG GCCTGTGGGGTCTGGTTAACAACGCTGGCCTCAATATGGTAGTGGCTGATGTAGAACTGTCTCCAGTGGCAACTTTCCGCAAGTGCATGGAGGTGAACTTCTTCGGTACACTTGAGCTGACGAAGGGCCTCCTGCCACTCCTGCGTCACTCAAGGGGACGTATTGTGACCGTTGGCAGCCCAGCAG GAGACATGCCGTACCCCTGCTTGGCAGCCTACGGCACCTCCAAGGCAGCTATAGCACTGCTTATGGACACATTCAGCTGTGAACTGCTTCCCTGGGGTATCAAGGTCAGCATTATCAAGCCTGGCTGCTTCAAGACAG AGGCAGTGACTAATGTGAACCTCTGGGAGAAACGTAAGCAACTGCTGCTGGCCAACCTGCCTAAAGAGCTGCTCCAGGCCTATGGTGAAGACTACATTGAGCACTTGCATGGGCAGTTTCTGAATTCACTCAGAATGGCATTGCCTGACCTTAGCCCAGTTGTAGATGCCATCGTCGATGCATTGCTGGCAGCTCAGCCACGAAGCCGCTACTACCCGGGCCGTGGCCTGGGGCTCATGTATTTCATCCACCACTACCTACCAGAGGGTCTTCGACGCTGCTTCCTACAGAACTTCTTCATCAATCACCTTCTGCCCCGAGCACTGAGGCCCGGCCAGCCTggccctgctcctcctgctcagGACACACCCCAGAATCCAAACCCTTCCCCAGTGGCAGCTCTGTGA